One window of the Dendropsophus ebraccatus isolate aDenEbr1 chromosome 12, aDenEbr1.pat, whole genome shotgun sequence genome contains the following:
- the ADAMTS8 gene encoding A disintegrin and metalloproteinase with thrombospondin motifs 8 has translation MAIFCLLRSGLILVLWFLGSHSLPHGEVTTPELLPASDGTVTLRFFTLGDEMSFHLSPDDGFLIPGLHIRHLGRGSVEDEGTTRLRSCFYSSQEPLAAFSVCKGVQGAFLKGGQRFIIQPMEEWTSKGTLGQHLVIKVHGQGKKHDDHKDHITFKKRHQDERRNKDGRDDNGQPGIPQGSGNSWAEDLSLQDVTAQHGRHRRFVSEERFVEILLVADVSMFRFYGEDLKLHLLTLMSVASRIYRHPSLKNSVKLVVVKVLMIEDEDSGPEVSDNGGLILRNFCKWQQSYNPASDRHPEHYDTAILLTRQDFCGHDSCDTLGVADIGTVCEPSKSCSVIEDDGLQAAYTLAHELAHVLSIPHDNSNNCRKVFGVLDKHHLMAPLFLQLNKSVPWSPCSAMHLTEFFESGHGNCLLDAPGPSLDLPAEPPGTSARYSLDNQCRQVFGEEYSHCPRQEDICAQLWCKEQDESLCHTSNGSLPWADGTTCGEQHVCWDGICQAQDDVLKPQVTVDGNWGSWSPWGSCSRSCGGGVRFSYRECNDPQPHNGGKYCQGLRAKYESCSTQECPPEEKSFRDLQCEKYNSKDRHGNLIEWIPKYSGVSPRDRCKLMCQARGASEFKVFQSKVVDGTLCGPDSLSVCVQGQCFKAGCDHILNSTKKLDKCGVCGGDGSSCRKITGSLSKFRYGYTDIVTIPAGATSIDVKQRSHRSVIYDGIYLAIRRADGSYLLNGDFVVSSIEQDVHLKGTVLLYSGSNTTLERIQSFHPLPEPLTIQLLRVQGESAPPKIKYTFYIPKSIPYGQKKTKDKLSHHFLRPLLTSQWVLGDWSQCSKSCGSGWKRRTVECRDMDGGSSDQCPQELKPEDIRACGDLPCPMWRVGSWSHCSQTCGEGIRTQRVYCVDYMGKETEEGTCDSRKRPSGAVVSCKLEEC, from the exons ATGGCCATCTTCTGCCTACTGAGATCTGGGCTGATCTTAGTCCTTTGGTTTCTTGGCAGCCATTCATTGCCCCATGGGGAAGTTACAACCCCGGAGCTTCTTCCTGCTTCTGATGGGACGGTCACTTTACGGTTCTTTACTCTGGGTGATGAGATGTCCTTCCATCTTTCCCCTGATGATGGGTTCCTTATCCCAGGGCTTCATATCAGACACTTGGGAAGGGGCAGCGTTGAGGATGAAGGGACAACCAGACTGAGGAGCTGTTTCTACTCCAGCCAGGAGCCATTGGCCGCATTCAGTGTCTGTAAAGGGGTTCAGGGGGCTTTCCTAAAAGGCGGACAAAGGTTTATCATCCAGCCCATGGAGGAATGGACAAGCAAAGGAACACTTGGTCAACACCTTGTGATAAAAGTTCATGGACAGGGCAAGAAACATGATGACCACAAAGATCATATTACCTTCAAAAAGAGACATCAGGATGAGAGAAGAAACAAGGATGGGAGAGATGACAATGGGCAGCCTGGCATCCCACAGGGATCTGGCAACAGCTGGGCAGAGGACCTTTCCTTACAAGATGTCACAGCTCAGCACGGCCGGCACAGAAGGTTTGTGTCTGAAGAACGATTTGTGGAAATCTTGTTGGTGGCTGATGTCTCCATGTTCCGCTTCTACGGGGAGGATTTAAAG CTTCACCTCCTGACATTGATGTCCGTGGCCTCACGGATCTACAGACATCCGAGCCTGAAGAACTCTGTGAAGCTGGTGGTAGTGAAGGTGCTGATGATTGAAGATGAAGACTCCGGTCCGGAGGTGTCAGACAATGGAGGTCTCATCCTACGCAACTTCTGCAAGTGGCAGCAAAGTTACAACCCAGCAAGTGACCGTCACCCGGAGCACTATGACACAGCGATCCTCCTTACCCGACAG GATTTTTGTGGACATGATAGCTGCGATACACTGGGGGTGGCTGATATCGGGACGGTGTGTGAGCCGAGCAAGAGCTGCTCCGTGATAGAAGATGATGGACTGCAGGCCGCGTACACCCTGGCCCATGAACTTG CTCACGTCCTCAGCATCCCTCACGACAACTCCAATAACTGCAGGAAGGTGTTCGGGGTGCTGGATAAGCACCACCTGATGGCCCCCCTGTTCCTGCAGCTGAATAAGTCCGTGCCATGGTCCCCCTGCAGTGCCATGCACCTTACGGAATTCTTTGAGAGTGGTCACG GGAACTGCCTGTTGGACGCTCCAGGACCCTCCCTGGACCTCCCCGCAGAGCCCCCTGGGACATCAGCTCGCTATAGCCTGGACAACCAGTGCCGTCAGGTGTTCGGGGAAGAGTATTCCCACTGTCCCAGACAGGAGGACATCTGCGCTCAGCTGTGGTGTAAAGAGCAGGATGAATCACTGTGTCACACCAGCAATGGAAGCTTGCCTTGGGCCGATGGGACCACATGTGGGGAGCAGCATGTGTGCTGGGACGGGATCTGCCAGGCACAAGATGACGTCCTTAAACCTCAG GTAACTGTGGATGGGAACTGGGGAAGCTGGAGCCCATGGGGGTCATGTTCCCGGAGCTGTGGGGGAGGTGTCCGGTTCTCATATAGAGAGTGCAATGACCCCCAGCCCCATAATGGAGGGAAATACTGTCAAGGCCTGAGAGCCAAGTACGAGTCATGCAGCACACAGGAGTGTCCCCCGGAAG AGAAGAGTTTCCGGGATCTTCAGTGTGAAAAGTACAACTCCAAGGATAGGCATGGCAACCTCATAGAGTGGATTCCTAAATACTCGGGCGTATCCCCGCGGGATCGATGCAAGCTCATGTGCCAAGCACGTGGAGCAAGTGAATTTAAAGTTTTTCAGTCTAAG GTGGTGGATGGCACCCTGTGTGGGCCGGACAGCCTCTCCGTGTGTGTACAAGGTCAATGTTTTAAAGCCGGATGTGATCATATACTAAACTCCACCAAAAAACTAGACAAATGTGGAGTCTGCGGAGGGGATGGATCAAGCTGCAGGAAAATAACCGGATCTCTCAGCAAGTTTAG GTATGGATACACTGATATTGTCACCATCCCAGCTGGAGCCACCAGTATAGATGTGAAGCAGCGCAGCCATCGCAGTGTCATCTACGATGGCATCTACTTGGCGATCAGGAGAGCCGATGGAAGCTATCTTCTCAATGGGGATTTCGTGGTGTCTTCCATTGAACAAGATGTGCATTTAAAGGGTACTGTGTTATTATACAGTGGTTCTAATactacactggaaagaatacaaagcTTCCACCCTCTCCCTGAACCTCTGACTATACAACTTCTACGAGTACAGGGAGAGTCCGCCCCACCGAAAATCAAGTACACATTCTATATCCCTAAGAGTATCCCATACGGCCAAAAGAAAACTAAGGATAAGTTATCCCATCATTTCCTCCGACCACTCTTAACATCTCAGTGGGTCCTAGGAGACTGGTCTCAGTGCTCCAAAAGTTGTGGCTCTGGGTGGAAAAGAAGAACAGTGGAGTGTCGAGATATGGACGGGGGCTCTTCAGACCAGTGTCCGCAAGAACTGAAACCAGAGGACATTCGGGCTTGTGGGGATCTGCCGTGTCCAATGTGGAGAGTGGGCAGCTGGTCCCATTGTTCTCAGACCTGTGGGGAAGGAATAAGGACACAGCGAGTATACTGTGTGGACTACATGGGGAAAGAGACTGAGGAGGGCACATGTGACTCCCGAAAACGTCCATCAGGGGCCGTGGTGTCTTGTAAGCTGGAAGAATGCTGA